AAGTAGAATGAGGCGTTTGAGAATATTTTTTAGTAGCTCTAAATCACCGTCAAAAAATTTAGTGGCCAGTATGGCAATCATAGAAACCCCAAACAGCCCCCAACCTATTTTCTTAGCAACATTAGGAAGTTTAAAATTGAGCAGCTTATGCAGGTTTTTCTCTTCACATTCTTGTATTGATTTCATAATTTTTAAAAGTATTAATTCTTGTAAGTTAACTTTCCAAAATAATAAGTTAACTTTACTATATGACAAATATACTTTACATTTTGAAATAAACAAAAATAGTACTCAAAAAAAAAGTATCTGATTATTCTTTAATTACAATAATGGTTGCTTTTTTACCGGTAAGAAGTATCCACTCTTTGGCAGAAACTATGCGCCCTTTGTCGTCGTACACCTGAAGTTCGGCAGTATTTGGACCGCTAGAGCCCTGGTTTAAGGCTTGAAAAACTATTTTATTGGGTCCTTTGTCTAAAGGCACATTAAATCCATCGAAACTTCCGTTTAATGTGACGTCTGATCGAACGACATCACCATTTAAGAAAATACGAATACGATCGCCATCTACAAACTCGTGGTCACGATACGCAATGTTTACATACACTGCTCCAACTCTAATCTCTCCTAAAAACTGATCGTTTCCAATACCATCTGCAGCGGCTTTATCTTTTACAAAAGCCTTTGGAGTACTTCCAGCATTATAGGTCTTTAACCCATCTCCTTTTTGCATGTCAAATTCTTCTGGGGTTTCTTTGCCTAAATTTGCATACTTATTTGGTGTATCTCTTGGGGTAAGGCTAGGTTTTTTTGAAGCGGGAAGTGTAATCCCTTGCGGATTTTCAGACGTTATATCTGTTGCTTCAATTTTAACCGAATTAGGAATATTCTTGTCAGGCTGCGCCAACCCACCTGTGTAGATTGCTAGCATAACTAAAATAAAAAGGATCCGTTTCATATATTGTTTTCAAAAAAGGTTCAAAAACTGCGCCAAAGATACTTAATCTTTAATCAATTGTTTCACAGTTTTTTTGCCATTCGTTTTGTCTGTAATAGTCAAAAAATAGAGGCCAGAGCTTAATTTGTCTACATCTGTAAGGATGATTTGATTTGTTTTTCTCTCTTCGGAAATCGTCAATTTTCTGCCCAATCCGTCGTATAAAGCAACATTAACTTCATTAGTTTCTGTACCCAATTGCACTGTAATCTTTTCGATAAACGGATTGGGAACTACTAAAATTTCCGAAGCATCTATATCTGAAACACCTAGAATTAACGATGTATAACCAACAATACTAAAGTCGTCGAAATAAAAACCATCTCCCGGAATAGCGCCATCATTAACTTGTCTAAACCTAAATTTTACTGCATTGGACTCCTTATAGGCAGAAAGGTTTAGTTTATAAATCGTCCAATCTTCACTTCGGTTAAATTGTTGAAGCGTTTCCCAGTCTACGCCATTATTAGGTGAGACTTGCAATTGCGCAATATCTGAACCAGGCAACGAATACTTGGCAGCAAACTGCACTCTTGGTGCAGGCACCTGTGTTAAATCGAATATCTCATTAAGTTCAAAGAAATTTTCTGTATCGTTTTCACCGTTTCCGTCGTTAGAATCTCCAAAACTCTGAATCCCGCTATAGCTATCGTCATTATTAATACCCCACATAATAGTTCCATTTCCACTTGCCGTCCAATTGGCAGCTGTTCCTTCTGCGTCATCGCTAAAAAGAACTTCGTTTTCTCCCAAAAAAACTGGGATTTCGATAGTTTCATTAGGAATTCCATCTTGTATTGTTTGTACTGTAATGGTAAAAAAACCATCCTCCATTTCTGGTAATATTTCAAACTGAAAAGGGATGGCGGCATTATCCTTTCGTTCTCTAGCCGGAATATCACCAAAAGTACTTGCCGTTGGTGCTATTACGTTTTGGTTATCGGTTTGAACAATTACACTTGTTGTGTTTGCCGTAGCTCCAACTCCTATATTTTTAATCTCCACAATTAATTGAAAAGGTTCGCCAGGGAGTACATCACCTAAGATTTCATGACTCTGCACATCTAAATATGCACCAGCAATATAGGTTTGAAACAAAAACGGACGAATATTTTCGGCTACTAAATCGAATATCGTACTTTCTGGTGGCCAAAACCCAGAACCGGCTATTTCTGGGGTCCAACCGTAGATTCCTTCAGAATGAAGATAATCTCTAGTTACACCGCATGATGTATATCCTAGCATTTGCGAGGTCACACCATATGAATAATCGTTAGCCGATAAAAAAGCCGATGCCCATTCTGAATAAATATCGAATGCTGGTGGCGACGTATCAAATCCATATGGCATGAGGTAAGTTCCCGCTGTAGAATGGGTTGAAAATGCAGTGTTGGCTTCTGTTTGCCCCAACAAATCTCGAATGGCAACACTTTCAGCTTCAGAGAATGCACTTGGACCGCGATAGATATTAGAACATGGGTTTGGACTCGAGCAACTATTATTGGTTGCATAGCCAAAACCATAATTTCTATTTAAATCTACACCAACACACCCGCCAGTGTCTGGTGTTCTGTTTTTACGCCACAAGCCACCTCCGTTAGGGTCTGTAGTCTCATTAAATACATACCCATCTGGATTTACAACAGGCACAAAGTAGATTTCGCGATTGTCTACTAAGAACTTTATCCCTGCATCGGTTTCATAATTTTCTAACAAGTAGAACATGTAGTTTATGGTAGTAGCCATAGAAAGTGGTTCTCTTGCATGGTGAAGCGCATCAAAATGAGCGGCTGGCTCTTCTTCATCAATATCTGGATTGTCACTAATTTTTACCATCCAGATATCACGTCCTTCAAACGTGGTACCAATACTTGTTTTAGCAGTGATTA
This Rasiella rasia DNA region includes the following protein-coding sequences:
- a CDS encoding M14 family zinc carboxypeptidase, which gives rise to MLQKITTLFVATIILCNVAQTKAQQEIYSEISVKLNSLEDVQSLADNGFDIDHYQGNWQEGIRFFVTQNELNLINSLGYNVEVTIPNYKTYYNEQQLLDRAQNPILTKTAFVANGFDLGSMGGFYTNDEVVAKLDEMRAEYPNLITAKTSIGTTFEGRDIWMVKISDNPDIDEEEPAAHFDALHHAREPLSMATTINYMFYLLENYETDAGIKFLVDNREIYFVPVVNPDGYVFNETTDPNGGGLWRKNRTPDTGGCVGVDLNRNYGFGYATNNSCSSPNPCSNIYRGPSAFSEAESVAIRDLLGQTEANTAFSTHSTAGTYLMPYGFDTSPPAFDIYSEWASAFLSANDYSYGVTSQMLGYTSCGVTRDYLHSEGIYGWTPEIAGSGFWPPESTIFDLVAENIRPFLFQTYIAGAYLDVQSHEILGDVLPGEPFQLIVEIKNIGVGATANTTSVIVQTDNQNVIAPTASTFGDIPARERKDNAAIPFQFEILPEMEDGFFTITVQTIQDGIPNETIEIPVFLGENEVLFSDDAEGTAANWTASGNGTIMWGINNDDSYSGIQSFGDSNDGNGENDTENFFELNEIFDLTQVPAPRVQFAAKYSLPGSDIAQLQVSPNNGVDWETLQQFNRSEDWTIYKLNLSAYKESNAVKFRFRQVNDGAIPGDGFYFDDFSIVGYTSLILGVSDIDASEILVVPNPFIEKITVQLGTETNEVNVALYDGLGRKLTISEERKTNQIILTDVDKLSSGLYFLTITDKTNGKKTVKQLIKD